From the Mesorhizobium loti genome, the window CAGCGGGCGAGGACGAGCGAAGCCACCGCGTTGCCAACGACATTCGTCAGCGCCTGGCATTCGGACATGAAGCGGTCGACGCCAAGGATCAGCGCCATGCCGGCGAGCGGGGCGGTCGGGATGACAAAGAGCGTTGCAGCCAAAGTGACGAAGCCTGCAGCGGTAATGCGAGTTGCTCCTTTCGAAGGGAGCATGGCGACGAGAAGCAGCAGGATCCGATCGCCAATCGAGAGATCGAAGTTCGTCGCCTGGGCGATGAAGAGGGCCGCCAGCGTCATGTGGATATTGGTGCCGTCCAGGTTGAAGGGATATCCGGTCGGGACGGCTAGTCCCACGACGGAACGCTTGGCGCCGGCCTTCTCCATCTTCTCCATGATCGAGGGCAGCGCGGCCTCCGAGGAGGACGTTGCCAGGACAAGCAGCAGCTTTTCCTTGATGTAGCGAATGAGAGAAAAGATCGAGAACCCGTTGTAACGGCAGACCGCGCCGAGAACGCCGAACACGAAAAGGAAGGCGGTGAAATAGAACGTCCCGACCAGCATCGCGAGGTCAACGATCGACCCGATGCCATATTTGCCGGTGGTGAAGGCCATCGCGCCGAAAGCCCCGATCGGGGCGGCCTTCATCAGCAGGCTGACGAGCTTGAAAATGGGGGCGATCAGTGCCTGAAGGAAGCAAACGACAGGCTTGCCCGTCTCTCCTACCGTGGCCAGGGCGATGCCGAACAGAACCGAGAAGAACAGGACCTGCAGGATGTCGCCTTGCGCGAAGGCGCCGACGATCGGCGACGGGATGATGTTCATCAGGAAGCCGGTGACGGACTGCTCGTGGGCCTTCGCGGCATAGGTATT encodes:
- a CDS encoding dicarboxylate/amino acid:cation symporter, whose translation is MVLAPHVRSADAAPRKAFYAKSYVQVLAAIALGVALGYFYPGIGESAKPLGDAFIKLVKMIIAPVIFLTIATGIVGMNDLQKVGRVAGKAMVHFLTFSRLALIVGLVVANVVQPGAGLNIDPASLDVQAVNTYAAKAHEQSVTGFLMNIIPSPIVGAFAQGDILQVLFFSVLFGIALATVGETGKPVVCFLQALIAPIFKLVSLLMKAAPIGAFGAMAFTTGKYGIGSIVDLAMLVGTFYFTAFLFVFGVLGAVCRYNGFSIFSLIRYIKEKLLLVLATSSSEAALPSIMEKMEKAGAKRSVVGLAVPTGYPFNLDGTNIHMTLAALFIAQATNFDLSIGDRILLLLVAMLPSKGATRITAAGFVTLAATLFVIPTAPLAGMALILGVDRFMSECQALTNVVGNAVASLVLARWGASRMKFDRQRPSRAAPRRFEGGGSRRLARRRAVATGQLARAPLSHWGQGVKPS